From the genome of Leptodactylus fuscus isolate aLepFus1 chromosome 1, aLepFus1.hap2, whole genome shotgun sequence, one region includes:
- the F2R gene encoding proteinase-activated receptor 1, protein MENMRLLSLLCLAVLLCAGQCEAQSGAHKNNMTLKTFYSVPVDDEFEPFPDDAIDASGEESGSQSVLPRSRSILTDIKRNITTRAENYLRSQWLTRLVPSVYTLVFLVALPLNVMAVIIFLFKMKVRKPAVVYMLNLATADVLFVAVLPFNITYRFSGNDWYFGPGMCRFVTAAFYCNMYCSILLMTSISVDRFLAVVYPMHSLSWRTMSRAWLVCSFIWIISIASVVPLFLSEQTQHIASLGITTCHDVLDLKDLKGFYFYYFSAFILAFFFLPLIITTISYVFIIHSLSSSSMENSCKKTRALVLAIIVLCVFVMCFGPTNFIFLIHYLYFHHGANESLYFAYILCACISSINCCLDPLIYYYASSQCQKYLYSLLCCKKADEPVSSSAQLMSSASKCETGVTSAKSSIYRKLLT, encoded by the exons ATGGAGAACATGAGGCTCCTCTCACTGCTCTGCCTGGCAGTGCTGCTCTGTGCCGGGCAATGTGAAGCGCAGAGTG GTGCTCACAAAAACAATATGACCTTAAAAACATTTTACAGCGTTCCTGTCGATGACGAATTTGAACCATTTCCAGATGACGCCATCGATGCGTCTGGCGAAGAGTCAGGATCTCAGTCAGTTTTGCCTCGTAGCCGAAGCATATTAACCGATATCAAGAGGAATATCACAACTCGGGCTGAAAATTATCTACGTAGCCAATGGTTGACCAGACTGGTACCATCGGTGTACACCCTGGTATTCCTTGTGGCTCTACCTCTGAATGTAATGGCGGTCATCATATTCCTATTTAAGATGAAAGTCCGGAAACCGGCGGTGGTGTACATGCTGAACCTGGCCACTGCTGATGTACTTTTTGTTGCCGTGCTTCCTTTCAATATAACTTACCGATTCTCTGGGAATGACTGGTACTTTGGACCTGGAATGTGCCGATTTGTGACTGCGGCATTTTACTGTAACATGTACTGCTCCATCCTGCTCATGACCAGCATCAGTGTGGACAGGTTCCTGGCTGTGGTCTATCCCATGCATTCTCTTTCCTGGCGGACAATGAGCCGAGCATGGCTGGTCTGTTCCTTCATCTGGATCATATCCATTGCTAGTGTTGTGCCTCTCTTCTTGAGTGAGCAAACTCAACACATTGCCTCGCTGGGCATTACAACCTGCCATGACGTACTGGACCTGAAGGATCTAAAGGGCTTTTACTTCTACTATTTCTCTGCTTTCATCTTGGCCTTCTTTTTCCTGCCATTGATCATTACGACCATCTCCTATGTTTTTATCATCCATAGTCTGAGCAGTTCTTCCATGGAGAACTCCTGTAAAAAGACCCGAGCCTTGGTCTTGGCTATTATTGTGCTTTGTGTATTTGTCATGTGCTTTGGACCAACCAATTTCATCTTTTTGATCCATTACTTGTATTTCCATCATGGAGCTAATGAGTCTTTGTATTTTGCCTATATACTTTGTGCCTGTATCAGCAGCATCAATTGTTGTCTTGACCCCCTTATCTACTATTACGCCTCCTCACAGTGTCAGAAGTACTTGTATAGTTTGCTATGCTGTAAGAAGGCAGATGAGCCCGTAAGCAGTAGCGCTCAGTTAATGAGTTCTGCAAGCAAATGTGAGACTGGTGTTACGTCCGCCAAGAGCAGCATATACCGAAAACTGTTAACCTAG